The DNA window TGTCGCCGTCGCGCACCATCAGCGGACGGCGCTCCTGGAAGAACGCCGGCTTCTGCGCTGCGACGATGATCACGTCGAAGTAGTGGCGGAAGCTCGGGTACTCGGGCATCGCGTCGCCGAGCAGGTACGTCATCATCCGCTCGGTGTATTCCCAGCGCGAGTTGGTCAGGAGAAACAGCTTCTTGCCCGCCGAGCGGAGCTTGTGGAGCGTCGACGCCAGGTTCGGATCGCGCTCGATGAAGCGCGGAAGATCGTTCATCACCGCGTCGACGATGGTCCCGTCGCGGTGCGCCTCGTCGATGCACTCGCGGATGTCGGCGAACAGCCGCGCATAGTCCACCTCGTCGCCGCGCGCTTCCAGTGCGTCGACGATGGCCGCGTACAGCGTCGCCTCGCTCAGCGCGTAGAGCGTGTCGATCCAGTGGTACCGGCCGGTGTTGGTCCGGATCTTCCGGTGCTGGTACAGGCTGCGGATCTCCTCCTTCGAGAGCTCGCGCAGGCCGTGGTAGCCCTTCTGCACCACCTTGAAGCGGTCCATCTTGAGGATGTGACCGTGGCGCTTGTCGATCAGCAGCCCGCGCATGGGGAAATGCATCGGGTAGCTGATGTGATGCAGCACGCTCTCCGGGTAGCCGCGCGCGACGAGCTTGCCCATGGTGCCCTGGATGGAGAGCGCGTCCATCTCGGTCTGGTTGTAGATCGCCAGGGTGTAGTCCATGTCGAACCCCACCCAGTCGATCTGACCGAGCCTCAGGTGGCGATTCACGAAGACCCGACGTGTCCGGGGAATCCGGGTGGGCTCAGCGGGTGGAGACACTCCCCCGAGCGGCAGGACCAGTTGCTCGAACGCCACGCTCACCTGCAGGCTACTGTAACCGACGCGGCATGGAAAGGTCCGCGGGCTGAAGCGGACTGTTCGAGGCAGGAAGTCGGTTGTCGGAGGGAGCCCCCGACGGTAACAGGGGAGCACTGTGTCCCTGGACTGTACTGTCGCCTCCTCTCCGAAGGAGCACGCCCCCGCGAACACGTCGACTTCCCGGAATCCGCACAGCCCGCGACCCGGCCTGGACGAGGCCGCTGGTCGTCGACCTCACGAGCGCCCCACGTCGTGGTGGCTCGCCATGCTGCGACGCCGTGCCGAGAGGATGTACGAGGAGAAGCTCGACCTGTCGACGCCGATCCCTTGGACCAGCGAGGAAGAGCGGAGCGCGGCCATCGCCTTCTTCAACGCGGCCTACCGCGCCGAAGAGTCGGGGCTGACCCAGGCCCACGCGCTCGCCGACGAGATCCGCGGCTGGGATCCCGAGCTGGCCGAGTGCCTTCGCCTCTACGGCAACGAGGAAGGATGGCACCGCGAGCTGCTCACCGAGTTCATCGCCTGGCTCGGGGGTGAGATCCGCCCCATGGGGCGCGTCACGGGCACCTTCTACGGCCTCTATGGGCGCGCCAAGCGCGTGGAGACCATCGTTCTCACCAACCTCATGTTCGAGACCATCGGCTCGACGACCTACCGCCTGGCGCTCCGGCGCGCGCGCCACCCGGCGATCCGTCAGATCCTCACCATCCTGACCCGTGACGAGTCGTTCCACGTCCCCTTGAACGTGCATTTCCTCCGTCACGCGCTGCGTCGCAGCCCCTGGTGGATGCGCCCCCGCCTGAAGGTCGTCTACAACACTCTCTTCGCGGCGCTGCTCGCCTCGGCCGCGGCGAGCCGAAGGCGCGCGCTCGCCTTCGACCAGATCCCCTTCCGCGAGCTGGCCGGCGCCTACGCCGAGCACCTCGGCCGCCTCTTCGTCCACGAGAAGGACCTCGACTTCCAGCCACCAGAGTCCCTCCTGCGCCTCTTCGGGCTGAGCCGCCGCGAGCTCGCCTCGTCCGAGCACCCCTCGGCGGTGAGCTTGCGCGCCGCCGAGGAGGCCGTCGATCGTGCTCGGGTCGAGGTGACGGCGCTGCCCGAGCGGAAGCGGTCGGCGAAGGCCCTCTGAGCATGGCCATCGTCCGCACCGAGGGCCTCCGCCGCACCTACGGCGATCTCCAGTCGGCGCGCCACGCCCTCGACGGCGTGACCTTGTCCATCGACGAGGGCGAGCTGGTGGCCGTCCTCGGGCCCAGCGGTTCGGGCAAGAGCACCCTGCTCGGCATCCTGGGCGGCCTCGATCGCGGCTACGAGGGCCGCGTCGAGCTGTTCGACCGGAACCTCGCCAAGCTCCGCGACGCCGACCTCTCGCACCTCCGCTGCCGCAAGATCGGCTTCGTCTTCCAGGCGTTTCACCTGCTCCCGCACCTCTCGGTGCTCGACAACGTGCTCACCCCCGCGCTCTTCGACCCCGAAGGCCCCGATCTCCGCGGACGCGCCCTCTCGCTCCTCGATCGCCTCGGCCTCGCCGATCGCGCGAGCGATCACCCGGGTCAGCTCTCCGGCGGGCAGCGGCAGCGCGTGGCCATCGCCCGCGCCTTGCTCCAGCGCCCGGCGCTCCTCCTCTGCGACGAGCCCACCGGCAACCTCGACGCCGAGACCGGCGCGCGCGCCATCGCCCTCTTCCGCGAGCTGCACGCGGAAGGCGGGCTGACCGTGCTCGCCGTCACCCACGAAGAGCGGCTGGCCCAGGTCGCCACCCGCGTCATCCGGCTGCGCGACGGCCGCATCGACGAGGCGGCACCATGAGCCGCGCCGCCTTCACCCCCGACGAGGCCATGGCATGAAGCTCGGCGCCCTCACCACCCTCGTCCGACGCGATCTCCGGCGCACCCGGGGGGCCCTCGCCACGAGCGGCTTCGGCATCGCCGCAGGCACGGCCGCGATGATCTTCTTCCTGGCCCTCGGCCTGGGCGTCCGCGCCGTGCTGCTCGGCCGCGTCTTTCCCATCGACCAGATCGAGCTGGAGCCACCCAAAGCGCAGGATCCCGGCCTGCTCGGCTTCATCCTCAAGGGGGGAGACCCGCCGGGCATCGACGCCGACCAGGTGAAGCGCCTCGGCGCCGTGCCTGGCGTCGTCGGCATCTACCCCAAGCTCAAGCTCGCATTTCCGTCGAGCGCACGCGGGGGCAAGGAGCTGCTCGGCCGCGAGGTCGGCACCAGCGAGCTGATCGGCGACGGCATCGACCCCGCGCTCCTCGCAGGCGACGGCGATCTCGAGAACCCCGCCGCCTTCGCCGATCCCCTAGCGCGCCCTGGCCGAGCTTGCGTCGACGACGCCGGCTGCACCGCGCCCCAGTACTGCGAGCTGGGGGCGGGCGCTGCGGCGGGCAGCGGTGCAGCGCCTGGAGGGGTCGCGGCAGGGGAGGGGACGGCCGGAGCTGCCGAGCCAGGAGCCGCGCCGCGCGGCCGGTGCAGCGATCCCGTCCCTGTGCTGGTGAGCCAGTACCTGCTCGAGATCTTCGACAAGACCCTCGCGCCTGCGCACAACCTGCCCCCCGTGGGCTCCACCATCGTGCGGCGCGCCGAGGGCGTCGTCTTCGACATGCGCCTCGGCGACTCCCTGCTCGGCCGCGCGCGTCAGGGGAACCCGCGGAACGTGAAGGTGAAGCTGGTCGGCGTCTCCCGACGCGCCATCGACCTCGGGGTGACTTTCCCCATCGAGGTCGTGCGCCGCTGGAACGCCGAGTTCGCTGGCGCAAAGGCCGCCGCCCGCTACTCCAGCGTCATCGTCCAGGTGGGAACGGGCGCCGACACCAGCGCGGTGATCGACGCCGGCGCGGCCATGCGCCTCCAGCCCCGCGACACCCGCGCCCGCGACGTGAGCGTGCTGATCAACGGCATCATCGCCCTCCTCTCGCTCGTCGCCGGGGTGATCCTCGTCGTTTCGGCCTCGAACATCGCCTACACCTTCCGCGTCCTGGTCACCGAGCGCCGCGCCGAGATCGCCCTCTACCGCGCGGTCGGCGCCACCGGCCTGGACATGCGGCTCTGGATGATGACCCTCGCCCTCGCCGTGGGCGTCGTCGGCGGCGCTGCTGGGCTCGTCGCCGCGCGGATCACGGCGTTCTTCGTCGACTGGGCAGCGGCCCACAAACTGCCGGACTTCCCCTTCAAGCCCTCCACCTTCTTCGACTTCCCCTGGTGGCTCGCGCTGGGAGGCGTCGCCTTCGGCGCGCTGTTCGCAGCGCTCGGCGCGTGGGGCCCAGCACGCCGAGCGGCGCGCGTGGAGCCGGCCTCGGCGCTCGCCGGCAGTTGAAGCGGTGATGGCAGACGTGGCGAGCACGAAGCGCATCCTCGGCCGTCTGCGTCACGTCCAGCGGGGTCGCTCAGGCCGTGCATGCTCCCTGGAACCCTTCAGTCTGATGACTTTTCCGTGATCCTTCGTTCGTGACTCGTCGGTCAGCTCACCGCACGGTTCGACCCTCTGGTAGCATCGCGTGCCGCAGGCGGGCGAGGGCGAGGTAGCCGTGGGCAGCGCACGCGACGAAGCTGGAGACGTGGCGGACGAGACAGGCCGGGCGACGGGTGAGGCATTCGGCGCCAACCCCCTCGAACCACGACGGGGTGGAGCCATCTACGCGCCGAGTCAGCGGCCTGCGGCGCCAGAGCCGCTCGGGGGCGTCGACCACGACCTGCGCACCCTGGCGGGCGGCGTCCTCCGGCTCGCAGAAGACCTGCTCGACACCCCCCTCGATGGCGCGCAGCGCGAGCTCGCCCAGCGCATCCAGGCGAGCGGCGACGCCATGATCGAGATGCTGGAGGACATCCGCGCCCTGAGCGAGCTGTCGCCCGGCGTGGCTTCGCCGACGCGCTTCGACTTCGACCTGCGCCGCGCCGTGGAAGAGGCGGGTGAAACGCTCGCAGCCGACGCCGAGCGCCGCGGCGTGGAGCTGGTGTTCGTCCTTCCGCCCGAGATTCCTGGTGGCGTCCGCGGCGACGCCGCTCGCCTGCGTCAGCTCCTCGCCAGGCTCGGCGTGTTCGCGGTGGCCTCGGCGGGCGCGACCAGGCGCCGCGACGGCGGGGAGGTCTCGCTGCGCGTCGAGCTCATCGGCGAGACGGCCGGCGGTGTCTCGACCCGCTTCACCATGAGCTATGTGCCAGGTCGCGATCGCGCGCGAGAGACTCCCGAGCGCCGCGGCGTGCGGACCCTCGACCCGTTCTCTCCCACGCTCGGCGGCGCTGGCCTCGGCCTCGCGCTGGTGAAGCGCCTCGTCGAGATCCTGGGCGGCGAGCTGCAGAGCGCGACCGACCCCGAGGGCCGCGGCGTGCTCTGGTTCGAGCTGGCCTTCGAGCGCCGCGGCCGCTCCACGACCCGCGGGCTCGTGCCTCGCGTGGACCTCGGTGGCAAGCGCGTGCTCCTCGTCGAGGACAGCGCCCCGGCGCGTGCCGCCGTGCGTGCGATGGTCGAGCTGCTCGCCACGGACCTCGAGGTTGCCGAGTCCGAGAGCGAAGCGACGCACGCCATGCGGGTCGCCTCCACGATGGGCACCCCCTTCGACGTGGTGCTGCTCGACGCCACCTTGCCGGGGGGCGGCACGGCCCGCGTCCGTTCCCTGGCCGCAGCGACCCGGACCCACGTCGTCTTGCTCGCCTATCCGGCCGCGGCTGCCAGCGCCGGAGAGACGGTCGTCGTCTCCAAGCCCGTGCGTGTGAGCCAGCTCCACACCGCCCTGCGCGCGATCTTGCTCCCCGCCGCGGAGGAGCGCGCCGCACCGCAGCGCTCCTCGCGCCCCCGTCCTCCCATGGGCTCCGCGCCGGACTCCTTCCATCCGCCGCCGCACCGCTCGGGCGCCTACGAGGCGGTGCGGCGCGACGAGCCCCGCACGCCCTCGGCGGGCCCGGCCGCCCCCTCGCACCCCCCGATCCCTGCGGAGTCGTCGCCACCCCCGCCGTCGGCGCTCCAGCGGCCCACCGGGCAGCCCGCGGCGGCACGCGCCCGGACCCTGGAGTCCGGCGCCGTGCCGCCCGCTGCAGCCAGCGATCGCGACGTGCTCGATCAGGTGATCGGGCTGGTCGTGCGGCGCGCCCCGTCCCTGGTTGCTCGCATGCATGCGGCCGCCAGCGAGGGGCGCATGGACACCCTCGGCGCCCTCGCGCAGGAGCTGCACGACGCCGCCTCGCGCCTCGCGCTGCTCCGGCTGATGGACCTCTGCACGCGCGTGGTCCGTCAGGCGCGTGCCGGGACGCCCGAGAGCGCGAGCGCCGCGGTGCGGGCCGTGGAGGACGAGGTCGAGCGCAGCCGAGCCTCCGTCGCTGGTGGGAGCGGCCCGCGCCGGGGCTGACGGTCTCCGGAGCCGCCAGCGGAGAACCTCGGCGAACGCGACGTCACGTGTCGACGACCCTCCGTCGCCCGCCTGCGGTCCGCGCGTCTCTCGGCTCGGCTCGGTCCGGGTCGGTGCTCTACTCTCTCCTCGTGGATGGCACCCGATGACCAAGGGGAGAAGATCGCCGCACGTCGCGAAGGTTCGTCTCGCGCTGGCTGCTGCCGCCCTCGTGGGGATCGCGGCGCTCTTGCGCACGTGCGCCTCTGCGCCACTTCCAGCGGGCCCGGCGCTCGCCGTCCAGCTCCCGCCCGCGACCCCTCCAGCCGGGATGACCCTCCACCGCCTGCCCACGGGCTTCGTTCATCGACGCGCGGCCTCTGCCTACCGTGGTGGCTCGTTCTTCGAAGAGCGCAACTCGGCGGTCATCGCGGCGCTCATCGCGCATCCGCGAGGCGACCTCCTGATCGACACCGGCTTCGGCCGCGACATCGACGCGCAGTTTCAGCGGCTGCCGCTCGCATTTCGTCTGGTGACCACCTACGAACGCGCGCTGCCCGCCGTCGAGCAGCTTCGCGCCGCTGGTTACGAACCCAACGAGCTCCGCATCCTCCTCACGCACGCGCACTGGGATCACACGAGCGGGCTCGCCGACTTTCCGACGACTCCGGTGCTCATCACGCGCGAAGAGCGACGCTTCGTCGACGAAGGAGGCGTGCGTACGGTGGTCGCGCGCAGCACCAGCGCGGTCCACTACGAGGAGTACGATTTCGAGGGCGGTCCGTACCTCGGCTACCCGAAGAGCCACGACCTGTACGGCGATGGAGCGATCGTCGTCGTGCCCGCTCCGGGTCATACGCCCGGCTCGGTGATCGTGTTCGTGTCGCTCCCTGCCGGCAAGCGCTACGCTTTCATCGGGGATCTCGCGTGGCAGCGCGAGGGCGTGGTCGAGCGGGAGGAGCGGCCGTGGATCTGGCGGCTCGCGGTCGACTCCGACGAGGCGAAAGTGCGAGATGGCCTCGTCCATCTCTCCGCCCTCAGCGCGCAGTTCCAGGAGATCACGATCGTCCCGGCGCACGACGCGCGCGGTTTCGCTGACCTTCCGCTGCTGCAGCCGTGACGGCGCGCGCCTGACGGGTCGCCGTCAGCTGCCCGCGGGGTCATCGCGGCCTCGATGGGGTCGCCGTCAGCTGCCCGCGGGGTCATCGCGGCCTCGATGGGGTCGCCGTCAGCTGCTCGCCGGGTCATCGCGGCCTCGATGAGGTCGCCGTCAGCTGCCCGCGGGGTCATCGCGGCCTCGATGAGGTCGCCGTCAGCTGCCCGCGGGGTCATCGCGGCCTCGATGAGGTCGCCGTCAGCTGCCCGCGGGGTCATCCAGGCCTCGATGAGGCCGCCGTCAGCTGCCCGCCGGGTCATCGCGGCCTCGATGAGGCCGCCGTCAGCTGCCCGCGGGGTCATCCAGGCCTCGATGACGCCTCCTGCTCCCGTCGGCGTGGCCCCCGGCGGCCCGACATGCCCCAGCGCACCTTCCCATGCCCTCGAGCTGGCGCTGCTGGCCCCCGTGCTGGCATGCCCCGAGGCTCTCGGACCCGCTCCAGGACAGCGCGCCTGCCCGGCCACGCCTCCGCCCTCCGAGCGTGGACCCCGGCGAGCTGCGCTCCCTCTCGTCCACCCTCACCGGAACTGCTTGCCAGTCGACGGGGAGTTCCCGGCATCCTGTCGCCCGTGAATCCGGGGGACGTCCTCGCAGAACGCTTCGTCATCGAGCGCCTCGCTGGCGCGGGCGGCATGGGCGCGGTCTACCGGGCGCGGGATCGGCTCGGAGACGGCCTCGTGGCCCTCAAGGTTCTCCTCGATCCCACCCGAGGGCCTGCGGCGCGCTTCTCCGCGGAGGCGCAGATCCTCGCCGGCCTTCGCCATCCGGGCATCGTGGGCTACGTGGCGCACGGGATCACGGCCGCGGGGCAGCCCTGGCTGGCGATGGAGTGGATCGAGGGCGAGGATCTGGCCGAGCGCCTCGAGCGCGCGCCGCTGTCGGTGCACGAGACCATCGCGCTCGGGCTCATGGCCACGGAGGCCCTGGAGACCGCGCACGCCCGGGGGGTCGTCCACCGTGACATCAAGCCCTCGAACTTCATCCTCGAGGGGGGTGATCCGCGGCGGCCCAGGCTCCTCGACTTCGGCATCGCGCGCATCGACGCAGGCCAGCGGGCGCTGACGCGCACGGGGGTCCTGATGGGCACGCCGGGATACCTGGCGCCCGAGCTCGCGCGGGGCGAGCTGGCCGACGCGCGCTCGGACCTGTTCTCGCTCGGCGCCGTGCTCTACGAGTGCCTCGCCGGTCGCGCCGCGTTCACGGGATCGCACGTGATGGCGTTGCTCGCGCGGCTTCTGTTCGAGGAGGTCCCGCCTCTGCGGGAGCTTCGCCGAGACGTGCCGCCCGCCCTCGAGGCGCTGGTGACGCAGCTCTTGATCAAGGACCGGGCCCAGCGGCCCGAGAGCGCGTCGCGGGTGCTGGAAGCGTTGCGGGGTCTGGTGGAGGCAGACGAGCTGCCGACACGCGCGATGGGTGAGCGCGCGAGCGGGGAGGCGTCCCGGCCTTCGCAGCGCGACGTCGACGCCCGGGTTTCGTCGGTGCCGTCCGTGCCCGGGGAGGGGCGCGCCCTCACCACCGGGGAGCGGCGGGTCCTGTCGGTGGTCGTCGCGTCGCCGGAGGCCGTGGCGTTCACGCTCGGCGAGACGCTGCCCGCGGAGGCGTTCGCGGCGCGTCGTCAGGCGCTGGAGCGCTCGGTCGCGCCCCTCGGCGCACGGGTGGAGGTGATCGCGAGCGGCGCGGCGGTGGTGATGCTCGAAGGCGAGGCCGGGCTGGAGGCGTCGGATCAAGCGGCGCGTGCAGCGCGGTGCGCGCTCGGCCTCCAGCCGGTGCTCGCGGAGTGGGGAGGTGGAGGGCGCATCGCGCTCGTGACGGGGCTCTCCGAGGTGGCCGGGCGCTTGCCGGTGGGGCCTCTCCTCGATCGGGCCGCGGCGCTGCTCTTGGTGGCAGGCCCGCGGGGCGCGGTGGTGCTGATCGACGAGACGACGAAGGGCCTGCTCGACGCGCGGTTCGAGGCGAGCCCCGCGCGTGCGTCGCTCCCGGCGTGGGAGCTGATGGGCGAGCGTGAAGGCCCGCGTGGGCCGCGCAAGCTCCTGGGCAGGCCGTCGCCGTGTGTGGGGCGTGATCGGGAGCTGCAAGGGATCACCGAGCAGTTCGAGGTGTGCGCGCGTGAG is part of the Chondromyces crocatus genome and encodes:
- a CDS encoding HAD-IG family 5'-nucleotidase, translating into MNRHLRLGQIDWVGFDMDYTLAIYNQTEMDALSIQGTMGKLVARGYPESVLHHISYPMHFPMRGLLIDKRHGHILKMDRFKVVQKGYHGLRELSKEEIRSLYQHRKIRTNTGRYHWIDTLYALSEATLYAAIVDALEARGDEVDYARLFADIRECIDEAHRDGTIVDAVMNDLPRFIERDPNLASTLHKLRSAGKKLFLLTNSRWEYTERMMTYLLGDAMPEYPSFRHYFDVIIVAAQKPAFFQERRPLMVRDGDSVRPAAPPLERGAIYEGGNLLDVERFLNVSGDRVLYVGDHIYGDILRSKKESAWRTAMIIQEMEAEVIAHEACRDHHAQCGLLENRREELEDQLRFYQQRIKDLSRQIEESPRVTNGASSPPRVDYAISFLEAERARAKRTVERIRGQLRALDVDIGRIEREIDRHFHPYWGSLLKEANEVSSFGDQVEEYACIYTSRVSNLLAYSPLQTFRSPRDLMPHEL
- a CDS encoding response regulator, with the translated sequence MPQAGEGEVAVGSARDEAGDVADETGRATGEAFGANPLEPRRGGAIYAPSQRPAAPEPLGGVDHDLRTLAGGVLRLAEDLLDTPLDGAQRELAQRIQASGDAMIEMLEDIRALSELSPGVASPTRFDFDLRRAVEEAGETLAADAERRGVELVFVLPPEIPGGVRGDAARLRQLLARLGVFAVASAGATRRRDGGEVSLRVELIGETAGGVSTRFTMSYVPGRDRARETPERRGVRTLDPFSPTLGGAGLGLALVKRLVEILGGELQSATDPEGRGVLWFELAFERRGRSTTRGLVPRVDLGGKRVLLVEDSAPARAAVRAMVELLATDLEVAESESEATHAMRVASTMGTPFDVVLLDATLPGGGTARVRSLAAATRTHVVLLAYPAAAASAGETVVVSKPVRVSQLHTALRAILLPAAEERAAPQRSSRPRPPMGSAPDSFHPPPHRSGAYEAVRRDEPRTPSAGPAAPSHPPIPAESSPPPPSALQRPTGQPAAARARTLESGAVPPAAASDRDVLDQVIGLVVRRAPSLVARMHAAASEGRMDTLGALAQELHDAASRLALLRLMDLCTRVVRQARAGTPESASAAVRAVEDEVERSRASVAGGSGPRRG
- a CDS encoding ferritin-like domain-containing protein — its product is MLRRRAERMYEEKLDLSTPIPWTSEEERSAAIAFFNAAYRAEESGLTQAHALADEIRGWDPELAECLRLYGNEEGWHRELLTEFIAWLGGEIRPMGRVTGTFYGLYGRAKRVETIVLTNLMFETIGSTTYRLALRRARHPAIRQILTILTRDESFHVPLNVHFLRHALRRSPWWMRPRLKVVYNTLFAALLASAAASRRRALAFDQIPFRELAGAYAEHLGRLFVHEKDLDFQPPESLLRLFGLSRRELASSEHPSAVSLRAAEEAVDRARVEVTALPERKRSAKAL
- a CDS encoding ABC transporter permease translates to MKLGALTTLVRRDLRRTRGALATSGFGIAAGTAAMIFFLALGLGVRAVLLGRVFPIDQIELEPPKAQDPGLLGFILKGGDPPGIDADQVKRLGAVPGVVGIYPKLKLAFPSSARGGKELLGREVGTSELIGDGIDPALLAGDGDLENPAAFADPLARPGRACVDDAGCTAPQYCELGAGAAAGSGAAPGGVAAGEGTAGAAEPGAAPRGRCSDPVPVLVSQYLLEIFDKTLAPAHNLPPVGSTIVRRAEGVVFDMRLGDSLLGRARQGNPRNVKVKLVGVSRRAIDLGVTFPIEVVRRWNAEFAGAKAAARYSSVIVQVGTGADTSAVIDAGAAMRLQPRDTRARDVSVLINGIIALLSLVAGVILVVSASNIAYTFRVLVTERRAEIALYRAVGATGLDMRLWMMTLALAVGVVGGAAGLVAARITAFFVDWAAAHKLPDFPFKPSTFFDFPWWLALGGVAFGALFAALGAWGPARRAARVEPASALAGS
- a CDS encoding ABC transporter ATP-binding protein; translation: MAIVRTEGLRRTYGDLQSARHALDGVTLSIDEGELVAVLGPSGSGKSTLLGILGGLDRGYEGRVELFDRNLAKLRDADLSHLRCRKIGFVFQAFHLLPHLSVLDNVLTPALFDPEGPDLRGRALSLLDRLGLADRASDHPGQLSGGQRQRVAIARALLQRPALLLCDEPTGNLDAETGARAIALFRELHAEGGLTVLAVTHEERLAQVATRVIRLRDGRIDEAAP
- a CDS encoding MBL fold metallo-hydrolase, with product MTKGRRSPHVAKVRLALAAAALVGIAALLRTCASAPLPAGPALAVQLPPATPPAGMTLHRLPTGFVHRRAASAYRGGSFFEERNSAVIAALIAHPRGDLLIDTGFGRDIDAQFQRLPLAFRLVTTYERALPAVEQLRAAGYEPNELRILLTHAHWDHTSGLADFPTTPVLITREERRFVDEGGVRTVVARSTSAVHYEEYDFEGGPYLGYPKSHDLYGDGAIVVVPAPGHTPGSVIVFVSLPAGKRYAFIGDLAWQREGVVEREERPWIWRLAVDSDEAKVRDGLVHLSALSAQFQEITIVPAHDARGFADLPLLQP